Part of the Vanessa atalanta chromosome 1, ilVanAtal1.2, whole genome shotgun sequence genome is shown below.
CTCAGTCATAGGAATAACCATCAATGCTTAAATTGAGGCTGGCTGGTTCAATAAGCCTCAAAAAGATTTTTCAACAGGAGAGGGGCTAAAGCCCATTACAGCTAGATTTGTGGGCTGTTAAACAACTTCAGAATTGAATCAAGTTAgtttgctttttaaaatataactttcaggaaaaccatttttatatgCGTCCAAAATTAAGATCTCCgtgtagtataatatattcaataaaaataataaaaacagatttatttattatgttacaatGCACATCGTAAAAAAGTGTCTtatccatataaaatattttatactatgttacTGCTTACTTGGCTTATGGATGAATCATACCAACGTCTGTACTAATATGGACGTACTACATTAGGTTAAAACAAAAGATTCTATATTTCTTGAAGCGTTATTTGTTGATTGAAAGAGTTGGTTTAAATTTCTTGCTTCTGTTGCCACAAAAATACtcattcaattcaatataaatccATGATAAGCTATTTTAATCGCCCCAAGCTTAATATGCTAGTAGCGGAAGATTTTCGAGTATCCCTTTAAGATTTGGTCGATTTAAATTCGAACCGCATTTCAATTTTCTAAGTAAGTGATTATGTTTGACATAGGCCGACTTTCTACTGGACGTAAAACGcgaaacatataaattatattgatatagttagcgtaatgtatttattatcgtattattataaaactgtaattGCTTGGTGGTTGAGATTCTCATCATACATTCAACCATcacacagcaatacttggtagcgttgtgttctggtttgaagggtgagtgaacctatgtcactacaggcacaagggacatgatattttagtttccaaggtagTGACCACCATCAATAGGTGGTGATCATTTACCTTCAGGCCCTATTGTCAGTCctttcataaaaaagtaattctcTGTTGTTGTTCatctgcctcgttggtctagtttAAAATGTAGCTTATTCTTGACTGAATTCCAGTGTCGGCATACTATAAATGATATAGGAAATTAGATACTTGTGTTTATGTAGTCACGCCTTGACAAAAACTTAGAGCAAGGGTTTTGCGCTTGAGTTCCTTGCAGTCATGTCAGAGTGAAGACCCAGAGAGTACAGTGAGGCGCCAAAATCAGTCAAGAGGACATtactatataatgaataaatttaaatgccggcatttactatacatatatgcaaTTGATCAAAAAATCAACAACAGCAACAACATTGTGATTAATATTCTAACAAATTCTTTTACAACCAATAGGTCGTGTTAACGAGCGAAAATCCTTTAGTTTTTGGGACGCGGCTTTACAGTTTTGTCATTAAAACAACAACGAAGTGCTTAAGCACTTCCACTTATTTGATAATCAAAACCGAGAAgcagatttttaatatattgtgtattttacAAGGTTGCTAAATCAGCTCAATGATAATGCATTACATTATCGTACAATTGATAAAGTTCTATAATACACGAGCTATGTGTTGCTATATATCCAGAGAAAACCAGTAAACGCTCACGTAAAAACACTTGTTACCCAGGCAGAGCAGACAGCCTGCATCAATCACCTGTACGCCATGTTTAGAATGCCCAAATTAAGGTCGTTAGTATAAGATCCTACTTTCCTTGAGAAAAATAAAGGATATAACTCTTCTCTAACGTACGTAGAGATTATTTTGTGACTCattaaatgtgtatatttatttatttaaccttttttgTTAGAGACACGCTAGCCGTGTAAGCGTATGatcttttatttagataaaacacTATCATGGATTTGCCATTTTCTTCAAATTATATGTACACTtttatgaaatcaaatcaaaatatactttattcaagtaggcttctataagcacctttgaatcgtgatttaaaaaactatttaaagtaatgcTACTACCGcttcgtaatgtagattctaccgagaggaaccgacaagaaacttagtagttactcttttttaacatctaaaaatacaattatatatgtatgttatgtctcctgcctggaagtcaacaagcattaactccacgcttttttatcatctatataatctcgtaCCGAATAATTTGccctctttaccaatgtattttttacaattgacttgaatctatgaaacggcaaagttaaaaatgtatgcggaattttatttaatatatagcgaaaacatcatatttttaaatattatttatttaactatatatgaaataagttaaatatatatgaaaataattaccaTACATTTCGGGTTCCTTAATGTACCATGCTGGTGAAAGACTTTCTTTTTGTTAAGAAGGTATATAAGTAACTACACAACCCTACTTTGCGGCGAGTTGTTGAAATTTCAAGTGGAAGAACTTTATCTGACattcctcgcgatgtttccTTCTCCCTCTTCAGCAGCAAACacgatgtaattaataaatgctCGAAGGCTCACatgcgtattttatttattgcaacattatttgttttattttataatacagttAGGCGAACGGGAAAATGGTCAACCTATaccattggcgctataagaaacaTTGATCATTCAAATGCACCAACCATGGgcgctaagatgttatgtcccttgtgcttgtagttagtctcacttacccttcaaagaGTAACACAACAagactaagtatttttttttagatatcgGTAGGCGTACTagaaataggtcacctgatggtaagtggtcactaccgcccatagacaatggcgctgtaagaaatattaaccattccttacatcactaatgcgcgACCAACAtcgtgaactaagatgttatgtctcttgtgcctgtagtaacactggctcactaaaccttcaaaccggaacacaacaatttatactaatgctgtttggcgttagaatcaCTGGTAAGGCGGTGGTAACTAACCGGGCTTACACAAATTCCTACCAACAAGTTGTCTCAAAACTGATATAAAGATtgataattatctttaattacagttataaaattttgtcctataaaaaatattgacgtcAACCTATCGACTAATTTTCCGGCCAATCACTTAGCGAATGAATAAGCGAATTTGAAATTCACCGATAAActatgaaatatactttatttgcaATCAATTACGATCATATTATAACACATTTTGATGtcggtatttataaatatacggaTGAATAATTTAGTTTAGCGACAAAagctcttaaattaatattaatttcattgcaTTATGtcatttaatcaaattattataaaattgggtAACGTCAATCGATGCATTTACGAGCAAGCGTTAATTGGATTAATGAATCCTTTGGCAGAGCAAGCTATcaacgtaattataattaatcgacGATAAATACGAGAgcatttaaaaagaataaatatatagaacctACTTTTGAAATACTGTGTTTAAAATCAGAATTAAATCGCTTTACGTGctatttaatctttaataggtaatttatttcgattaatttactttttttttctggcaAGTATTTTGAATATGGAACGAGTTAACACTTCGAATATTACTGAAGGCGATGACAAGGCTCCTTGAATACTTttggtattataataataaagacgtGAATTTATATAgcctttattttttgtaacgatCAATTTGATAACGTACAGATTTTCGTTATTGACTAAATACATTTGTGTGATGTACATCTATTTTCCAAATGcaacttaaaaacaaaacatatacaaaGGTATAAATCAAAGTAAGTttgaacttattattatttaaattaaacaaatgctCGTGGATCTATTAAAGATGTatcagaataatttatttttatagaccacaaaattttaatagtaaaataaattgtatattagcaactattaaataaaacatatagtactatttacaattatatataggaAATGACATAATAATACATCATATTATATCTTACAAAATGGCACTAGAAACCTTTATATAGTtgtcatacatatgtatgtaaaaaataaaatttgtctctTAAGCTAGGGACTGACCAGTATCACTCGTGAACGTAACGCGTGAGCTAAGTCTATGATCCGATATATGAGTAGTTACAATTGTTTCGCGTCTAATGACTTTGATATATATAGTCATAACAgcaatagttttaagaaaaaattagacTCTTTGCTCAATTGgtgtcaagatattttttttttatttggagtaatatattactattttttgttctttcatattattattattattttaatgatatattaatgtaggagtgtagtgttttttttttttttaatttatactgtaaacgtatgtagtggtgtatcacaccgtacaataatttgtttcctaatttttcataataatttgtgaatatgccgatgatTTCTCGAAAatctatagaaaaataaataaagccgcCTGCCGAGATCTACGTACtccaaattaaaatcaaaatattcgttATTCAGGCTCTTAAACACACTTTTCACTGGCAATAAATTGTCGGTTTTTCGTTTCAGACTATTTGAGTGTGACGTTACAAGTTGCTAGATGCGAGCTTTGTATTCCTATCTAATATCTCTATTatcttaagaattatttactgaGTATGAGAGTGGAGCACAGCTGAGAACTGTATTTGAAAGAAGAACGTTACGCACAATTTAAGCGAGCCGTAACGTATAACGTGACGTATATACGTTTacgttacattaatatatacggTCAGTCGTCAgcatttcgttttattaatttacattttattacatttgtttcataatttcTCAAGTATTTAAATGAAGGTAAAATGAAATACGTACCGTACacataaaacagtttttattataagtttgacacgtgttaaaaacaataaaatgacaaattatctttgaaaatatatttaatgcacaGAAATTGTCTttacaaattgtatattaatgtataatatatataataaacatatcttTCATATAAACTGCTATAGATATTCTATCAACAGCAATGTACACAGCTTGACATACAGCTCGTATAAACATttactatttcttttttttttttaataaatagcgcctaaataataaaaagtacatgaagtttttttttttattcgattatattttctctattcaacttataaaactatatacaagTTAATACTAGTTATTATCACGTTACGcgctgaataaataaaattagtacaaaatataaacaaaattctaaTCAACAgtaaacatttactttttattggtcataataaataattcaaataagttagtctatgttttttttttatacgttaatACTGTAATGTAATGCAGGTGATAGGAATACGACCTTTGTTCTGTAGAGGACTATTCGTGTAATGTAGTGAAGGTTTTATCActtgtataagaaataaaaaatgttgacgTTGCTCAATATAAGCTTGGTATATGTTCGTAAAAACGTATCCGATTTCTCTTAACACTGTGAATACAATcaacaaatgtaaatttatacagCGTTaccctaaaatatatatatacagggaACGTTTTTGGGCTCTtagattatttgtatgtatgattGCATACTAAGATATAGTATGCGAGACAGCTATCTTAATATGCATTCGAAAAACAtcatatttctttattagtgtgcgtgtacttagtaaACAGCTTTTGGCAACATTTTTCTTCGATGCGTTCTCGGCTTTGACAAACTAGAAGTATAAATATTCTAAGCGTGGAAAAATTGCAACgacttttttatatgatagCACTCCTTTAATGAGACGATCGTCtactaaacttaattttattaatttcctaTAAAACTTATATCGAAGAAAAAAGGTATTGTTCTTTGACATTCAATTGAAAGTGtaattattccatttttaaaaaaagttcgaTCATTTAAAATCcactttaaacaaaaattaactcTCACACGATTTTCAACTCTTATAAACAAACTTTTCTTTAATGTTTCAACGCAAACACATCGAATACGTAGACAAATTTTTCCGAAACAATATTGATTATATGTTATCTGAAAAGCAATTAGTGATGTCGATTGAAAACATAATGTGATTATGATTGCGTGATTAGTTGGTCGTACGGTTCGTTTACCTTAAATAGTCATCCAGAACACGTccctttgtaaaatataatatctaaacaaatattgatagagatttatgataaatataatgcaGTTATATTTCGTATTCGCTTCTTTTATATAcgaaattagaatataatatattataaaataatgaacctATATATTTTAGACAGCACGGTTTGGGATTAATATTTTAGCGGAATAGTTTTAAGATAGAGTATCTAATAGACTtataattgtaacaataataattgtagcaTTAAATATTGATGCATTATTAGTAGAGACGATTATTTTGCCATCGTTGGAATACCATTTGTTCGCTCTGTCTGAAACTCGATTGCTTTTTTCTGTATCCTTTTCATCAAAATCTTCATCATAAATTTCCGTTCCATACTCGTCGTCTGACACCGTTCTTTCCTCTGGGTACTGATATATATGCCTGTCGTTGCCTGGTAtttctataaaaagaaaaacgacatcaaaaaatttaattatattttttcataaaaatcgtAAAGGCATATTTAATACCCTTGAGTATTCTCGGCCAGCGTACCCTAAGCTAATCAAAAAGTTTctatattggtgtgcaataaataaaaacaaatgttatgaataaaaaaaaaacacaattatattgttttcatacCATATAACCTGATTTTGCTCTCCACGTCTCCTAAGGAGTTCTTTGCAACACATATGTAGCTGCCAAGGTCTTCTCTCCGTATGTTCTTGATTGTCATAGACATTTCGGCTTCGAACATCGACTTCTGCCTGACAGTCATCTCGTGATGCTCGGATGGTATTATCAGCTCACCTGCgatacaatttattacttaaaacatttgCTTTCAAATCCAATATTAGAATTTCATCTTTCCTCCGCCaagttttatgaaaaatgtaaaaacttcGGGCAGACACCTAGAGTTTTATATCCgctttataatttgtttcttttataatcgTGACGCTTTACCAAGTTAATCATAATTCTATTAGCGTTAaaacaatttgataaatatattgtgtaacgttaaattaattacttgcgactaatttatttagaacaagACGATAGATTATGAATCTGACGGCTTTTCTTGTATGGGAAGAGTCTAAGGAATTTtgatttacaaaattacatataatattttaacgtccAGGTTGTCCGACTCTAGTAACATGGGTTTTAGCttaattttctttacatatataaactaatacaataaaaaaacttacttgtatttatattgtataatagtacaaaaaaaaaaacgaatcatGATTTGACACGTAGTCGACGcgtcttttttttgtattatcacaataaatgaattaatggaCTAACATCCCGGTAAAACAAAATTACGCTAACATTCGTAATTCttcatgttaattattttcttacacgTCTTCAAtcacaaaagaaatattacctGGATCCTTAACCCAGTAGTTGATTGATTTTGGCGAAGATTCAACGTAGCATTCGAGGGTAACATCTGTGCCTAGTGGCGCACCGACTAGCTGATTCGGTACTTGAATCACTGGATGAACTGCGGATAAATAAATTTCCTTaatgcaaaattatattcatagcgGTGGcgtgagaataataataatagaaaatcaaataaaagggcaaaattaaatttacaaccgTAAATGGATTCAAAGACGTAAAATGATTGAGCTATTATTTTGCGGAGACGGCGCGCGTCACCCTGAGTTGCGCCTTCCCCCTAATTAGTACCGTCTAGTGCAACAACGGCGAAACGGAATATGAATGCAGTTCTATCTCATTTCTAGTATCATTTAGACAAAAGCAAAACATCATCTCAGAAAttcaaatagtaaaattaattattcgataaattttaGTTGAAGTAATTCCATGTCATAAATCAATTTGACCCGTGTACCCTATATCAGGGTATCACTGGAAATATTCAATGTTAGTTACCTGACTAATTCTATATTCATACATATTCAGATAATACCAATGTTgtcgattttaaatatttgttaagtgtAAGTTAGATTAGAGTAaattagtttgtgtttaaatcattaatattttatctgctttacttttttttactaggATATCtaggtatttttatatgctATTATAAGAGTAACAGAGGAGGCAACTAGACATAGGATTTGTTCATTTATAATCAACAAAATCTTGCCAACGTTCCATCTTGATTATTTTGAATACagatctaaataattaattcattattatttggaTGAACCAAAAACGTACTTATCTATCATCGCTGTACTCCAAGTTACGCAAAGTACGTACTTTGCGTAACTttgaggtagggctttgtgcaagcccggctgggtaggtaccacccactcatcagatattctaccgccaaataacagtactctgtattgttgtgttccggctagaagggtgagtgagccagtgtaatcacaggcacaagggacataacattttagttcccgaggttggtggcgcataggtgatggaatggttaatatttcttacagcgcctttgtctatgggcggtggtgaccacttaccatcaggtggcccatatactcgcccgccaaccgatgccataaaaaaaaaggaaaatattttcaagatttATTATTGTTCGGGAATCAATACCTAATTTGCCTAATTTGACTCATTGTGTCTTTTTTAAATGCCTACTATGACATTTGGAGTAAGCACgccaataaaattgaaatatttcaatatttgaagTATCGAAACTGATAACATCTCGTAGTACCTTAAGGTTTTCTAAATATACCTTCTATATAGAaaacaaatcttaaaaaattgtaatatttttttggtttatgaCTCTATATCAGAGATAAGAGCATAATAGATCTAAATATAAAGATCAAGAGCCAGTTCTATTTCGGGATTTCGATAATGTTGAAAAAACGAGGTAAAAAAACGAGCtgaatttctttaataaaaaaaaaaatcttagaatctttatattcagatattttttaacttttataatgtaatataaatttcattaagcTAGTTCAGATTCAACTTATATAGGCTTAAAAATCTAAAcacaataaaacaatgtttgttCAACATActttacattagcattagcattttagcattagcagcctgtaaatttttccactgcagggctaaaggcctcctctacctttgaggagaaggtttggagcatattccaccacgctgctccaatgcgggttggcggaatacacatgtggcagaatttcgttgaaattagacacatgcaggcttcctcacgatgttttccttcaccgccgagcacaagatgaattataaacaaaaattaagcacatgaaaattcagtggtgccttcctgggtttgaacccgaaatcatcggttaagatgcacgcgttctaaccactgggccacctcggctcacaTACTTtgcaatatatttgatttaattcaagTATCTCTATTGCCAACATGGTTATTaagttagtttaatatttataacaattatccGATTAGCATTAAGCTAAGGAACAATTTATGAAAAAGTGTAGAATTTTACTTATGATACTTTTAGAGCTACTGATTAAACAGCAATTAAATTGATTTGCCTTACAATAGCTACTCATTTCCTGGGTCTTCATAATACAATTTACCTCCATAATTGACTTAATTACCCTCTGGACACTTATGTATAACCCTTGCACATCGCGTGCTACGATTCGATATTTAATTAGGATCCGTTCCCAAAGGGGCCGTGACACATAGCCGCCTTGTGGCTTTTGTTTCGATAGtaggttaaaattttattataattactcttTCACACTTACTTCTAATGATAAGTACGAATGGAGTCTCAGATGCACTTGCCAAGAACGCCTGTACACTTTTGTCTCGAAGTATAATACACAGGAAACTTTAACGCCGGAAGTACATTCCATATTTTGGCAGTGTATAGATAAATTGTGATATatctaactttttattatatatttatcatttgaatAATTGGTAGTAGTTGATATAACCCGTACATTCGGATGGTACCAACTACCGTTATTTGTCATTGAAATATCATGACAACGTACGATATTGTGTATGATATagctgatattaataataaatataagttaccatatattacgtttatatatattttataacaaagctGTATTTCTActcaatataacaataattaagttattaatacaTTTCTCTTCAAAAAAACAAACCTTGCATAATTAAAAAGTGATATTGTAGGAAGTCTAGATGTGTGAAAAGTTGTTGTCTGAGCTGAGCATAATAATGCCTGTATTACAGATCCCCTTCACGGGAAAACAAGGGCTTTAGTATGATACGATTTCTACTACAGTTTTGGTCTAGAATACGGTTGGTCTGTTGTCACATATTTTATtggatataaatgaaaaaataaatattcaggtgaaagaaaatattatctgcATATTTTGAAACGTTCTATCAGTGAATCGATTAAAAAATCACTCTACTTATTGTCAATTCTgtctaaaatacttaaattaaaaaaatagatatatatttttttattttttattatagtgacAAAAATATGATCATGTCGCACTTGGGGAACTACAATTACTATACAAAAAAGTGAGCGTCTCGGGACGCCTGACAGAAATTATAACTTAAACCGTCCAaaatacggctagcgctgtgGTTTAGTGTGAGAGAGGAGGAACCTGCCTTCCTCTGCGGTATGCGTAAGGGAAGCCAGAcggactggcgccgtaacgcgttacgtaacgaagcggttttccctcccataagaagttgtcacttaaattattcaaaagaatTGACACTATTAGTGATCGTTTACGTTACAGTGTTTTTAGGTTTCACCTCCACATGGTATTTACTACATTAAGTAATTTGTGAAAAATACGTAATTGTACTTCATTGAATTATCTTTACAACGGTATGCAAACTACCTTGATGTTGTTAACTAGCAAGAGAATCATATTAATAGTTGCCGAAATAAAGGGAAAGAAATTTTCGATCTTTAAGCACTCTCTGATACCTCGCATCATGAGCCGTGAACcataaataatttcgttttcttcacgatataattatgaaaatattgcaaaagtgattcttatttaatttaataattcctcAACATGAAATTTATCAATGAAACGTTACCTCagaatatcttttttataaaaacaactcGTTTTCAACGAAAACgcgctattatatttttacttataataataaaatatcaacttaCAATGTACGCTTATATGAATCCTCTTGCTCACTGTGGGCGGAACTCCATTACCCGCAATACACAAGTAAGTCCCCATTTCGGAACGCGATATCTTCGTCAACTTTAATACTTCACCTTGGTACCCGAGCACTGCAAACATTAGAATCATTTGTACAAGAGAATGACGTAGTTTGAGCTTGAAATATTGGATATTTCGTATACTTTCATGGGAAGAATTTTagctcattttatttttctttaaatgaaaCTGAAACTTCActggtaatatttaatttatttcacactAACTTTGTCCATgtgttagttatttattaaaatgtagccTGTGCTCTTCCTTGGGGTTTAAACTTGCTTCATTAGACAAATTTGCTTAAGTGATTTAGCTGTGAAAGCgttagttactttcgcatttataatattagtataggtaatataaataaataataaatattggacaacatcacatacattactctgatcccaatgtaagtagataAAGCACTTgagttatgaaaaatcagacgtaacgacgataccacaaacacccagacccaagacaacatagaaaactaatgaactttttctacgtcgactcggccgagaatcgtaCCCGGGAGtggagtacccatgaaaaccggtgtacacactcctcgaccatggaggtcgtagAATAATCTAAATGCACGTtgtatttcgaaataaaaaaaaaataataattagaatttataatttatagtatttattctaATACTTTTTTTGTCTCCATGACTTTAGGAcaacatataacatttaaaactaattaactcAAGTATCATTACAATTaatcgtttttgaatcgtcaatatttcaaatcTACCGCTATTTCGTAAAGGTAAtctttgtaattgttttaaattgaagtaTAAACTATATTACTAAGTTCGTCTGTAACATTTAATTGATACATCtcttaacagttttattataattgtcataAAAATCAAACGATAATATAACTGGGAGATTAATTAATACcaaatcaaatcgaaatattctttatccaaataggattttacaagcacttttaaattatcatttaacagAATatgattaaatgtaaagctatacTGGCTCGGAATTTAGTTttcaccgagaagaaccggcaagaatctcagtagtCAATCTtatccaatattttaaatagaaagttTATTCTGACCGAAACTCAACAAGTAACTCTGCcgcacttttttatcatctatattatcTTGTGTTAAGtttgcaaagttaaaaatgtcttcacaattttattatagaatattaggtagctgatataaaaatagatcGTTTTGTACGTTcgcaaataataatgatttcgcGTAAATGAAGAATTAATTGATGTGTGTCAGTGGTCAGGCTATTCGTCTgctgaataaataattgattatatcatattaatttatgttgattcctaaataattattgtcgaataataagttacttatttttataaattgttgcttttatttattagattttattatcacTGTTCAAATTCATAAgtacgttatattatacttattagtaTACAGACAGAAGCATTTGACAGACTTTGTACATCATATGATAATGTTCCAACTCTAACTCCGGACAGTGACTGAgtatttttcgacagaaaaactcagtatttttatatcactCTTGAACTCATGACCTCGGGATCTGGGCCTGATATCTCGCTACTAGATCAACTAAACAGttacacataatatacattatataataacaccCCAAAAATACGCTTCACATTAACGAAGACGAAAGATACTATCAGATAGTTACTGTACACCGTCGCTTATAAACACTTTGAAAGGTATAAAACAATCAGGATCAACATCTAAGACggatgtcccttgtgactgtaattacactcatttatttttaaagcacaATATAgctttataaactatttttgctTAGAAAAAACAACCCTAAACACGacgaatgtattatttaaatcatattatattatggaacaataatgt
Proteins encoded:
- the LOC125077835 gene encoding lachesin-like, translating into MLVHLFVLSTALAAATSGKHGGVEVPEFGEPITNLTVPIGRDATFKCIVVNLGNYRVGWVKADTKAIQAIHEHVITHNHRVSVSHADHSTWYLHIKNVQEEDRGQYMCQINTDPMKSQMGYLEVVIPPDFIPEETSGDTMVPEGGTARVSCKARGIPPPRVMWKREDGQEIVVRDNTGAKNKVLGYQGEVLKLTKISRSEMGTYLCIAGNGVPPTVSKRIHISVHFHPVIQVPNQLVGAPLGTDVTLECYVESSPKSINYWVKDPGELIIPSEHHEMTVRQKSMFEAEMSMTIKNIRREDLGSYICVAKNSLGDVESKIRLYEIPGNDRHIYQYPEERTVSDDEYGTEIYDEDFDEKDTEKSNRVSDRANKWYSNDGKIIVSTNNASIFNATIIIVTIISLLDTLS